One Candidatus Delongbacteria bacterium genomic window carries:
- a CDS encoding PD40 domain-containing protein, whose amino-acid sequence MRFACALLALLLPLLASAFGQNKVQYDHKVWRFIESQWFDVYYYQGGYDQAVFTAQVADSAYQQLSRDFDWELPDNERIVIITYQSHNDFANTNVSSGLVEESVGGFTEFFKNRVVIPFQGSWEDYRHVIHHELTHAISLSMIYGDSILRGAIRFPLPLWFAEGLSEWTSRGGWDREANMFMADASISGYLGDIPQLYGFLSYKGGQSVFNYIEYEFGKPKVAEIMHRVKSMHNVERAFESSLGYGVEELSVKWKAYLNRIYWPTIKDRQIAWDLADRITDHRELRNFVNNSPAISPSGDRMIWLSDRTGYFDLYSSSITEPEKAHRILHGQQSGKFESLHWLRPGISWSPDENRIAIASKAGDQDALFILDPESGKVLAEYKFDLEGLFSPSWSPAGDRIAFVALQKGHSDIWILDLDSGDIEKVTEDRYSDFDPSFSPDGKRLVFVSDRNDDLSTDRFFDMSAEDYGQMDVYEAVLDENRLRRVTHSPFKERTPVYTWQDEILFVSDAGGAFNLYSVPADQQAVPLRRTNMLTGIFQPSVSRTGKLLFSSFEQGGYDIFLLKDINRLPYLDEMPDDDEALLPFNRLDQTPAVAGETREPLREDVADALIGREGEWKHFDFTTLDTFEERQKETREDKDKADEEVAPVPRQDEAGNYVPRDYRIRFSPDLAEADAYYDNLYGFQGAGEIVFSDLLGNHRLNLYLNVYDRIELSNFHLHYIYQARRTDVGGGVFRYVRYLDSEVHDRFYQDNQFGAFASASYPFNQFMRLGQTVTWTTITRDSLNRAEVDPYGYGVETFHDYLKGNFLTSTTSLVFDNSLWGSTGPANGSRAALSYTRSYAVDTRAAVGNDFHSLELDMRKYFRLSPDLGIAARASMGASYGSQRQVFFLGGAPGWINSKYYKAYSDTTENTLRSDITELYYSSFIQPLRGTAIYQGEGDRYALANLEFRFPIIHYLVTGWPFNMALFNLRGVLFTDVGTAWYQDKGYDAADSDGHLRDLMLGYGWGTRLNVGFALLKFDWAWSSTLDGNPLGPQLYLTLGADF is encoded by the coding sequence ATGAGATTCGCGTGTGCCCTGCTGGCCCTGCTTCTGCCCCTGCTGGCCTCGGCCTTCGGGCAGAACAAGGTGCAGTACGATCACAAGGTGTGGCGCTTCATCGAGAGCCAGTGGTTCGATGTGTACTACTACCAGGGTGGCTACGACCAGGCCGTGTTCACCGCCCAGGTGGCCGACAGCGCCTACCAGCAGCTCAGCCGTGATTTCGACTGGGAACTGCCCGACAACGAGCGCATCGTGATCATCACCTACCAGAGCCACAACGACTTTGCCAACACGAATGTCTCCAGCGGACTGGTGGAGGAGAGTGTGGGCGGGTTCACCGAGTTCTTCAAGAACCGGGTGGTGATTCCCTTCCAGGGCAGCTGGGAAGACTACCGCCATGTGATCCACCACGAGCTGACCCATGCGATCTCGCTGAGCATGATCTACGGCGACTCGATCCTGCGCGGGGCGATCCGCTTTCCGCTGCCGCTCTGGTTCGCCGAGGGCCTTTCCGAATGGACCAGCCGCGGCGGCTGGGATCGCGAAGCCAACATGTTCATGGCCGATGCCAGCATCTCGGGCTACCTGGGCGACATTCCCCAGCTCTACGGTTTCCTGTCCTACAAGGGCGGACAGAGCGTGTTCAACTACATCGAGTATGAATTCGGCAAGCCCAAGGTGGCCGAGATCATGCACCGTGTGAAGTCGATGCACAATGTGGAACGGGCCTTCGAGAGCAGCCTGGGCTACGGGGTGGAAGAACTCTCGGTCAAGTGGAAGGCCTATCTCAACCGGATCTACTGGCCCACGATCAAGGACCGCCAGATCGCCTGGGATCTGGCCGACCGGATCACGGATCACCGGGAACTGCGCAATTTCGTCAACAACAGTCCCGCGATCAGCCCCAGCGGCGACCGGATGATCTGGCTCTCCGACCGCACCGGCTACTTCGATCTGTACTCCAGTTCGATCACCGAGCCGGAAAAGGCACACCGGATCCTGCACGGCCAGCAGTCGGGCAAGTTCGAGAGCCTGCACTGGCTGCGCCCGGGCATCAGCTGGAGCCCCGATGAAAACCGCATCGCGATCGCCTCGAAGGCCGGCGACCAGGACGCGCTGTTCATTCTCGATCCCGAGTCGGGCAAGGTACTGGCCGAGTACAAGTTCGATCTGGAAGGCCTGTTCTCGCCCAGCTGGAGTCCGGCCGGCGACCGCATCGCCTTCGTGGCCCTGCAGAAGGGGCATTCCGACATCTGGATCCTGGACCTGGACAGTGGCGACATCGAGAAGGTCACCGAGGATCGTTACAGCGATTTCGACCCCAGTTTCAGCCCCGACGGCAAGCGTCTGGTCTTCGTGAGCGACCGCAACGACGACCTGAGCACCGACCGCTTCTTCGACATGAGCGCCGAGGATTACGGCCAGATGGACGTCTACGAGGCCGTGCTGGACGAGAACCGCCTGCGGCGCGTGACCCACAGCCCCTTCAAGGAGCGCACACCCGTGTACACCTGGCAGGACGAGATCCTCTTCGTCTCCGACGCCGGTGGTGCCTTCAACCTGTACTCGGTGCCCGCCGACCAGCAGGCCGTGCCTCTGCGGCGCACCAACATGCTGACCGGCATCTTCCAGCCCAGCGTGTCGCGCACGGGCAAGCTGCTCTTCAGCAGTTTCGAGCAGGGTGGCTACGACATCTTCCTGCTCAAGGACATCAACCGCCTGCCCTATCTGGACGAGATGCCCGACGACGACGAGGCCCTGCTGCCCTTCAACCGTCTGGACCAGACACCCGCCGTGGCCGGGGAAACACGCGAGCCCCTGCGCGAGGACGTGGCCGACGCCCTGATCGGGCGCGAGGGCGAGTGGAAACACTTTGACTTCACCACCCTGGACACCTTCGAGGAGCGCCAGAAGGAAACGCGCGAAGACAAGGACAAGGCCGACGAAGAGGTCGCACCCGTCCCACGCCAGGACGAGGCGGGCAACTACGTGCCCCGTGATTACCGCATTCGCTTCAGCCCCGACCTGGCCGAGGCCGACGCCTACTACGACAACCTCTACGGTTTCCAGGGCGCGGGCGAGATCGTCTTCAGCGACCTGCTGGGCAACCACCGGTTGAATCTCTACCTCAACGTCTACGACCGGATCGAGCTCTCCAACTTCCACCTGCACTACATCTATCAGGCGCGGCGCACGGATGTGGGCGGGGGTGTGTTCCGCTATGTGCGCTATCTGGATTCGGAAGTCCACGACCGCTTCTATCAGGACAACCAGTTCGGCGCCTTCGCCAGTGCCAGTTATCCCTTCAACCAGTTCATGCGCCTGGGGCAGACGGTCACCTGGACCACGATCACGCGTGACAGTCTCAATCGGGCGGAGGTGGACCCCTATGGCTATGGAGTGGAGACCTTTCATGACTACCTGAAGGGCAACTTCCTCACCAGCACCACCTCGCTGGTCTTCGACAATTCACTCTGGGGCAGCACCGGACCGGCCAACGGCAGCCGCGCCGCCCTGTCCTACACGCGCAGTTATGCCGTGGATACCCGGGCCGCGGTGGGCAACGACTTCCACAGCCTGGAACTGGACATGCGCAAGTACTTCAGGCTGAGCCCCGACCTGGGCATCGCGGCCCGGGCCAGCATGGGCGCCAGTTATGGCAGCCAGCGCCAGGTCTTCTTCCTGGGAGGGGCGCCGGGCTGGATCAATTCCAAGTACTACAAGGCATACAGCGACACCACCGAGAACACCCTGCGCAGCGACATCACCGAACTGTATTACAGCAGTTTCATCCAGCCCCTGCGCGGTACGGCGATCTATCAGGGCGAGGGCGACCGCTACGCCCTGGCCAACCTGGAATTCCGTTTTCCGATCATCCACTACCTGGTCACCGGCTGGCCCTTCAACATGGCCCTGTTCAATCTGCGGGGTGTGCTCTTCACCGACGTGGGCACGGCCTGGTATCAGGACAAGGGGTACGACGCCGCGGACTCCGATGGCCATCTGCGGGATCTGATGCTCGGCTACGGCTGGGGCACGCGCCTCAACGTAGGCTTCGCGCTGCTCAAATTCGATTGGGCCTGGTCGAGCACCCTCGACGGCAACCCACTGGGGCCGCAACTCTACCTGACTTTGGGGGCGGACTTCTAG
- a CDS encoding dephospho-CoA kinase, translating to MYLIGLTGGIAAGKTLVANWFRHQRIPVVDADAVAREVLESDAALLARVRERFGPGVFAEDGSLLRRELGRLVFGDAGALQELNEMVYPELARSLDSRLEALEDQPLVVLDAALIFEWGIEESCDEIWVVLAPDEQRIDRLLRTRGFSPEEAHERIASQIPQEDKAWRAHRVIENAAGVAELASRLREEVAPLFTGLGLSLREDSTP from the coding sequence ATGTACCTGATCGGGCTGACGGGGGGCATCGCGGCGGGAAAGACCCTTGTGGCCAACTGGTTCCGCCACCAACGGATTCCCGTGGTGGATGCCGACGCCGTGGCCCGCGAGGTGCTGGAAAGCGATGCCGCACTGCTGGCCCGGGTGCGCGAGCGTTTCGGGCCCGGCGTCTTCGCCGAGGATGGCAGCCTGCTGCGCCGGGAACTGGGGCGTCTGGTCTTCGGGGACGCGGGGGCGCTGCAGGAGCTGAACGAGATGGTCTATCCCGAACTGGCCCGCAGCCTTGACTCGCGCCTGGAAGCGCTGGAAGACCAGCCGCTGGTGGTGCTGGATGCGGCCCTGATCTTCGAATGGGGCATCGAGGAGTCCTGCGACGAGATCTGGGTGGTGCTGGCCCCCGATGAGCAGCGCATCGACCGCCTGCTGCGCACCCGGGGGTTTTCCCCCGAGGAAGCACACGAGCGCATCGCCAGCCAGATTCCCCAGGAAGACAAGGCGTGGCGCGCCCATCGGGTGATCGAGAATGCCGCGGGCGTGGCCGAGCTGGCCAGCCGCCTGCGTGAAGAAGTGGCCCCCCTGTTCACGGGGCTGGGCCTGAGCCTGAGAGAGGATTCCACTCCATGA
- a CDS encoding tetratricopeptide repeat protein, with product MHLKAQIRSLRRSLGRRPWVFARLAELEAMEGRSRQALRLLRQGIKRYPAYSSGHQVLGELLLSMGQVDDARRELLLASSCCVSGHASFELLVECMASASRDTVNGLLEEAWSRDRLNPRLRDRMRSAGLIHEPEFREILAPTEGERRARDEEIATLIRRLIDVHESPEAPQPAPGKALPGDTREPSPTRPPSPGKDPDPQDPRRTVDVEGGPVEGGPVEDIAPPEAPPVPQPPAVPAAPDHGELFVTRTAQGTPQPIRSRALARVYEEQGYLELALGVVCDLLEPGNVEGDHESLVQWRQSLEARLAERNS from the coding sequence ATGCACCTGAAAGCCCAGATCCGCTCCTTGCGGCGCTCGCTTGGCCGTCGTCCCTGGGTCTTCGCCCGTCTGGCGGAACTGGAGGCCATGGAAGGCCGGAGCCGCCAGGCCCTGCGCCTGTTGCGCCAGGGCATCAAGCGTTATCCGGCCTATTCCAGCGGCCATCAGGTGCTGGGCGAACTGCTGCTGTCGATGGGCCAGGTGGACGACGCGCGGCGCGAACTGCTGCTGGCCAGCTCCTGTTGTGTCTCGGGTCATGCTTCCTTCGAGTTGCTGGTGGAGTGCATGGCCAGTGCCAGCCGTGATACGGTCAACGGCCTGCTGGAAGAAGCCTGGAGCCGCGACCGGCTCAATCCGCGCCTGCGGGACCGGATGCGCAGCGCGGGCCTGATTCACGAGCCGGAATTCCGTGAGATCCTCGCACCCACCGAAGGCGAACGGCGCGCGCGTGACGAAGAGATCGCCACACTGATCCGGCGCCTGATCGATGTGCACGAAAGCCCCGAAGCTCCGCAGCCGGCCCCGGGCAAGGCTCTTCCCGGGGATACGCGCGAACCGTCACCCACACGCCCCCCGTCCCCCGGAAAGGACCCGGACCCGCAGGACCCGCGGCGGACGGTGGACGTCGAGGGCGGCCCCGTCGAAGGCGGCCCGGTCGAGGACATCGCCCCACCCGAGGCTCCCCCGGTTCCCCAACCGCCGGCGGTTCCCGCCGCACCGGACCATGGCGAACTGTTCGTCACACGCACGGCCCAGGGCACGCCCCAACCGATCCGCAGCCGCGCCCTGGCGCGGGTCTACGAGGAACAGGGTTACCTGGAACTGGCTCTGGGAGTGGTGTGCGACCTGCTGGAACCCGGCAATGTCGAAGGCGATCACGAGTCGCTCGTGCAATGGCGGCAAAGCCTGGAAGCACGGCTTGCCGAGCGCAATTCCTGA
- a CDS encoding sigma-54-dependent Fis family transcriptional regulator, which translates to MISLLRKVGIAGSGPAMQQVASVIAQVAATDLSVLVTGESGTGKELVARAIHENSRRAEGPLITVNCGAIPEGIFESEVFGHEKGAFTGADRQRKGMFELANGGTIFLDEIGEMPLFSQVKILRVLETGEFMRVGGQVPLNVNVRVVAATNRDLATEVQQGSFRQDLYFRLKAINIVLPPLRDRPEDIPDIVRHVITHFCQSNRMAEPQLRPEALERLQGHYWQGNVRELKNFVESLLIFSGGGAIDARLVDERLAQDGSSALLPVLRPMESQSEGSAMTPELLRQMFYFIQHELAEIKTLLSEQQEAQRLSRQELDLTQMTVEELERDHIREVLADHGGNRNLAARSLGISERTLYRKIRRYGL; encoded by the coding sequence GTGATATCCCTGCTGCGCAAAGTGGGCATCGCCGGCAGCGGTCCGGCCATGCAGCAGGTGGCCAGCGTGATCGCCCAGGTGGCGGCCACGGATCTGAGTGTGCTGGTCACGGGCGAGTCGGGCACGGGCAAGGAATTGGTGGCCCGCGCGATCCACGAGAACAGCCGTCGCGCCGAGGGGCCACTGATCACGGTGAACTGCGGCGCGATTCCCGAAGGCATTTTCGAGTCCGAAGTCTTCGGACACGAGAAGGGCGCGTTCACGGGGGCCGATCGTCAGCGCAAGGGCATGTTCGAGCTGGCCAATGGCGGCACGATCTTTCTGGACGAGATCGGCGAGATGCCGCTCTTCAGTCAGGTCAAGATCCTGCGGGTGCTGGAAACCGGCGAGTTCATGCGGGTGGGCGGACAGGTTCCGCTCAACGTCAACGTGCGCGTGGTGGCGGCCACCAACCGCGACCTGGCCACCGAAGTCCAGCAGGGCAGTTTCCGCCAGGATCTCTACTTCCGGCTCAAGGCGATCAACATCGTGCTGCCTCCGCTGCGTGACCGGCCCGAAGACATTCCGGACATCGTGCGCCATGTGATCACCCATTTCTGCCAGAGCAACAGGATGGCCGAACCGCAGCTGCGCCCCGAGGCTCTCGAACGGCTTCAGGGCCACTACTGGCAAGGCAATGTGCGTGAACTGAAGAACTTCGTCGAATCCCTGCTGATCTTCTCGGGGGGCGGAGCCATCGACGCCCGTCTGGTCGACGAGCGCCTGGCCCAGGACGGCTCCAGCGCGCTGCTGCCCGTGTTGCGTCCCATGGAGAGCCAGTCCGAGGGCTCGGCCATGACGCCCGAGTTGCTGCGCCAGATGTTCTATTTCATCCAGCACGAACTGGCCGAGATCAAGACCCTGCTGAGCGAGCAGCAGGAAGCACAACGTCTGTCGCGCCAGGAGCTGGATCTGACCCAGATGACCGTCGAGGAACTGGAACGCGACCACATCCGCGAAGTGCTGGCCGACCATGGTGGCAATCGCAATCTGGCGGCCCGCTCACTGGGCATCTCCGAGCGCACGCTCTACCGCAAGATCCGGCGCTACGGACTCTGA
- a CDS encoding S8 family serine peptidase, with protein sequence MPSAIPERGPAPARHTGHALAGRTRAVLLPLLMVLLTGPTHANGLLVRFREDPAAAGSRSASQLAGLPAGLLTADTPLHRSSHEASLGWHLLESGRPDQLELALRALDSVERIWPNRRLALCQDPVTPDDSLRSEQWALDWLGAESAWRITEGDPGLIVAVIDTGVDPWHPDLREQWAINAGEDLDGDGVIQPDGQGGWRLDPDDLDGLDTDGNGFVDDLLGWDFTDSPEFPAPGDHREQDNQPWDEHGHGTAVSGIIGAARQNGLGIAGLAPGCRMLPLRAANSLGWLEEDDVAAAILYAIDRGARVLNLSFGDTAASPLLEDLLEYARSRGVVAVASSGNTGDASPHWPSGFPSTIAVGSALLLQGPPRLVRAGSSSYGPGLDLLAPGVNILTTALGGGWQSFSGTSASAPWVSAACALLLSLEPDLSPAGVKDRLLLSARDIGAEGWDEESAAGVLDPPVLLSLGGAPRVAILSPANGTQLPSASLLEQGIVLSAWGSLFSHAELRLGDSWASGLSLAASDTPWVADTLHSAILAQLDPQSSHSLWLELESLNGNRVLAHSRFALDDTAPVILEQSWRSVRQAGQQPFLLELACDERASLTAELEPGGIRRTRFLAGEHRLLLDGPAGGTARITLELVNEAGLVTRTEPVSLTWPTEDPPAVRADESFDLPAGVWLGQAGDWDGDGTPETLLAPWSQNRLVPDVCRVYAISPDGTVTPDARDFGHLLPKGVGDSDGDGNSEFLLGISGRAQLWEARQGGLPDSLVWQDGQHWAGGLIQIPALSPRDLLLLQTADDLRRNSLWSCVEDPAGDRAPTPHWLLDLPSPWEGQPSAQGPPGGCLADTDGDGQSELFLADRSGHLFSHAFTGGTSRLDSQLDFPGWTGPGAWLCAVPQGAAQGVALLLHSPAPSQESEAGGQVWRLLLLGRPEPAGDLLPLDSLDFVGVADGEGFANALALWHPENGEAELALLLTPLAYSVSLSEGGRRLGALRQLGAGVNGASLLVLDRDGDGQEELLLPADGAASAGSRLWRADEPDDPRPPLWDSRSRPLARDRILLAWSHSGVVPDSVLVLAGEPANTVLARLAGEGLEWQDSSLVAGERRSYRLRSLRAGQSSALSPSLELQGANPPELEQWEHSGDTGLTLRFSAALRRAGLESAIQLRDPAGQPRRPASMLLSGQGRLLRLELPAVSQPEDWTLELQGLVGTSGAWMDSLVLGLAREPQALPAPVIQRAEVLPGNRVRLEFSRAMDSQGLALAESYRFEPLREQIAAPAVESERAVVLSLDPSRPLRAGSPRLLLISQGLRAADGTPLVGDGARVLIQAAVEGLAEFRVYPNPWRVSGPGAEGGSGLVFAGLPRGSTIRLHAMDGQLLETLEEHEGSGAVRWLGQDHQGNALPSGVYLYSVVAPDGSRVQGRLALIR encoded by the coding sequence TTGCCGAGCGCAATTCCTGAGCGCGGGCCGGCCCCTGCCCGGCACACCGGACACGCCCTTGCCGGGCGGACCCGGGCCGTACTCCTCCCGCTGCTGATGGTGCTGCTCACCGGGCCCACCCACGCCAACGGTCTGCTGGTGCGCTTCCGCGAAGACCCTGCCGCCGCGGGATCACGCAGTGCGTCCCAACTGGCCGGCCTTCCGGCGGGTCTGCTGACCGCGGATACCCCGCTGCATCGCTCTTCCCACGAGGCATCCCTGGGCTGGCATCTGCTGGAAAGCGGTCGCCCCGATCAACTGGAGCTGGCGCTGCGTGCGCTGGACTCGGTGGAGCGAATCTGGCCCAACCGCCGGCTTGCGCTCTGCCAGGACCCCGTGACCCCGGACGATTCCCTGCGCAGTGAGCAATGGGCCCTGGACTGGCTGGGGGCCGAGAGCGCCTGGCGGATCACGGAGGGGGATCCGGGCCTCATCGTGGCCGTGATCGACACGGGCGTGGACCCCTGGCATCCCGATCTGCGCGAGCAGTGGGCGATCAATGCGGGGGAAGACCTGGACGGGGACGGCGTGATCCAGCCCGATGGGCAGGGCGGCTGGCGCCTGGATCCGGACGATCTGGACGGGCTGGACACCGACGGCAACGGCTTCGTGGACGACCTGCTGGGCTGGGACTTCACCGACTCCCCGGAATTTCCCGCGCCCGGGGATCACCGCGAACAGGACAACCAGCCCTGGGACGAGCACGGCCACGGCACGGCCGTGTCGGGCATCATCGGTGCCGCACGCCAGAATGGATTGGGCATCGCCGGGCTGGCCCCCGGCTGCCGCATGCTGCCCCTGCGCGCGGCCAATTCGCTGGGTTGGCTGGAAGAAGATGACGTGGCCGCCGCGATTCTCTACGCCATCGACCGCGGGGCGCGTGTGCTGAACTTGAGTTTCGGTGACACGGCCGCCAGTCCGCTGCTCGAGGATCTGCTGGAGTACGCCCGTTCGCGGGGCGTGGTGGCTGTGGCTTCCAGCGGCAACACGGGAGATGCCAGTCCCCACTGGCCCAGCGGTTTTCCGAGCACCATCGCAGTGGGATCGGCCCTCCTGCTGCAGGGACCACCGCGCCTGGTGCGCGCGGGATCCTCCAGTTACGGCCCCGGACTGGATCTGCTGGCGCCCGGGGTGAACATTCTCACCACCGCTCTGGGCGGAGGCTGGCAGAGCTTTTCGGGCACCAGCGCCTCGGCGCCCTGGGTGAGCGCGGCCTGTGCCCTGTTGCTCAGCCTGGAGCCCGACCTGAGCCCGGCCGGGGTCAAGGATCGCCTGCTGCTGAGCGCGCGGGACATCGGCGCCGAGGGCTGGGACGAGGAAAGCGCGGCGGGGGTACTTGATCCGCCGGTCCTGCTGTCCCTCGGGGGAGCGCCCCGGGTCGCGATTCTCTCTCCGGCCAATGGCACCCAGCTGCCCTCCGCGAGTCTGCTGGAGCAGGGCATCGTGCTCAGCGCCTGGGGCTCGCTCTTTTCCCATGCCGAGCTCCGCTTGGGCGACAGCTGGGCCAGCGGACTGAGTCTGGCCGCAAGCGATACTCCCTGGGTGGCTGACACGCTGCATTCCGCGATCCTCGCCCAGCTGGACCCGCAGAGCAGCCACTCCCTCTGGCTGGAGCTGGAAAGCCTGAACGGCAACCGGGTGCTGGCGCACAGCCGTTTCGCACTGGATGACACGGCGCCGGTGATTCTGGAACAGAGCTGGCGCAGCGTGCGCCAGGCCGGGCAACAACCCTTTCTGCTGGAACTGGCGTGCGACGAGCGCGCCAGCCTGACCGCGGAACTGGAACCCGGCGGCATCCGGCGCACGCGTTTTCTGGCCGGAGAGCACCGGCTGCTGCTGGATGGCCCGGCGGGCGGAACGGCCCGGATCACGCTGGAACTGGTCAACGAGGCGGGGCTTGTCACACGCACGGAGCCTGTTTCCCTGACCTGGCCCACGGAAGACCCACCGGCCGTGCGTGCGGATGAGTCCTTTGACCTTCCCGCGGGTGTCTGGCTGGGCCAAGCCGGGGACTGGGACGGCGACGGCACTCCCGAAACCCTGCTGGCCCCCTGGAGCCAGAACCGGCTGGTGCCCGATGTCTGCCGCGTGTATGCGATATCCCCGGACGGTACCGTGACTCCCGATGCCAGAGACTTCGGCCACCTGCTGCCCAAGGGGGTGGGCGACAGCGACGGCGACGGCAACAGCGAATTCCTGCTGGGCATCTCGGGCCGCGCCCAACTCTGGGAAGCACGCCAGGGCGGACTTCCCGACAGCCTCGTGTGGCAGGACGGGCAGCACTGGGCGGGGGGCCTGATCCAGATTCCCGCGCTCTCGCCGCGGGATCTGTTGCTGCTGCAGACTGCGGACGACCTGCGCCGCAACTCACTCTGGAGCTGCGTCGAGGATCCTGCCGGTGACCGCGCACCGACTCCCCACTGGCTGCTGGATCTGCCCAGCCCCTGGGAAGGCCAGCCCAGCGCCCAGGGCCCGCCCGGTGGCTGCCTTGCCGACACGGACGGGGACGGCCAGAGCGAGCTGTTTCTGGCCGACCGTTCCGGACATCTCTTCAGCCATGCCTTCACCGGCGGCACCAGCAGGCTGGACTCGCAGCTGGACTTTCCGGGCTGGACGGGCCCCGGCGCCTGGCTGTGTGCGGTGCCCCAGGGTGCGGCTCAGGGTGTGGCGCTGCTGCTGCACAGCCCGGCGCCCAGCCAGGAGAGCGAAGCGGGCGGCCAGGTCTGGCGCCTGCTGTTGCTGGGGCGACCCGAGCCCGCCGGGGACCTGCTGCCCCTGGACTCCCTCGACTTTGTGGGAGTGGCCGACGGCGAAGGTTTCGCCAATGCACTGGCCCTCTGGCATCCTGAGAATGGAGAGGCCGAACTGGCGCTGCTGCTGACACCGCTGGCTTACAGCGTGTCCTTGTCTGAGGGGGGCAGGCGTCTGGGCGCCCTCCGTCAACTGGGTGCGGGCGTCAATGGCGCAAGCCTGCTGGTGCTGGACCGGGACGGCGATGGCCAGGAGGAACTGCTGTTGCCCGCCGACGGCGCGGCCAGTGCCGGCAGTCGCCTCTGGCGCGCGGACGAACCCGACGATCCACGCCCGCCGCTCTGGGACAGCCGCAGCCGTCCGCTGGCCCGTGACCGGATCCTGCTGGCCTGGAGCCATTCCGGGGTTGTGCCCGACTCGGTTCTGGTGCTGGCGGGCGAGCCGGCGAACACGGTGCTGGCGCGCCTCGCGGGCGAAGGGCTTGAGTGGCAGGACAGCAGCCTGGTGGCGGGCGAGCGCCGCAGTTACCGGTTGCGCAGCCTGCGGGCCGGCCAGAGCAGCGCCCTCTCGCCCAGTCTGGAACTGCAGGGCGCCAATCCCCCCGAGCTGGAGCAGTGGGAACACAGCGGCGACACCGGGCTGACCTTGCGTTTCAGCGCCGCCCTGCGGCGGGCTGGGCTGGAATCGGCGATTCAGCTGCGCGATCCGGCGGGCCAACCCAGGCGGCCCGCGAGCATGCTGCTGAGTGGCCAGGGGCGCCTGCTGCGCCTGGAGCTGCCCGCAGTGAGCCAGCCTGAAGACTGGACCCTCGAGCTGCAAGGCCTCGTGGGCACCAGCGGAGCCTGGATGGACAGTCTGGTACTGGGTCTAGCGCGCGAGCCGCAGGCTCTGCCCGCCCCCGTGATCCAGCGGGCGGAGGTGCTGCCCGGCAATCGCGTGCGCCTGGAGTTCAGCCGGGCGATGGATTCCCAGGGTCTGGCGCTTGCCGAATCGTATCGATTCGAGCCACTTCGGGAACAGATTGCCGCTCCCGCCGTCGAATCGGAACGCGCGGTCGTGCTGAGCCTCGATCCCTCGCGTCCGCTGCGGGCAGGCAGCCCACGCCTGCTGCTGATCAGTCAGGGGCTGCGGGCCGCGGACGGGACGCCACTGGTGGGGGACGGCGCCCGGGTGCTGATTCAGGCCGCCGTGGAGGGGCTGGCGGAGTTCCGCGTCTATCCCAATCCCTGGCGCGTATCCGGACCCGGTGCGGAGGGCGGCAGCGGTCTGGTCTTCGCGGGGCTGCCCCGGGGGTCGACGATTCGCCTGCACGCCATGGATGGACAACTGCTGGAAACCCTTGAGGAACACGAGGGTTCGGGCGCCGTGCGCTGGCTGGGGCAGGATCATCAAGGCAACGCCCTGCCATCCGGAGTCTATCTCTACAGTGTGGTGGCCCCCGATGGCAGTCGTGTGCAGGGGCGATTGGCCCTGATTCGCTGA
- a CDS encoding NAD-dependent epimerase/dehydratase family protein, protein MKILVTGGAGFIGSHLCDGLLADGHQVHIVDNLSTGQEEFIARTAVFHRADIGDPELAGLFQRERFDVMYHLAAQIDVRASVADPVADARTNVLGSLNLLQQCVASGVGRVVFASTGGAIYGDTEHRPTPEDADCRPVSPYGITKLSLEKYLHFYRVQHGLAHTVLRFGNVYGPRQNPHGEAGVVAIFCKRLLAGEPAVINGDGLQSRDYVHVSDVARACRLALAVDREELTCNVGTGVERDVVALFRILRDELAPDTPERFGPAAPGEQRTSCLDIRHTRAVLGWQPEVSFEDGLRATARWFRERQGGRG, encoded by the coding sequence ATGAAGATTCTCGTGACCGGGGGAGCCGGCTTCATCGGATCCCATCTCTGCGACGGGCTGCTGGCCGATGGTCATCAGGTACACATCGTCGACAATCTGAGCACGGGGCAGGAGGAGTTCATCGCCCGCACCGCCGTGTTCCATCGTGCCGACATCGGTGACCCGGAACTGGCCGGGCTGTTCCAGCGTGAACGCTTTGACGTGATGTACCACCTGGCGGCCCAGATCGATGTGCGCGCCAGCGTGGCCGACCCGGTGGCCGACGCCCGCACCAACGTGCTGGGCTCGCTCAACCTGCTGCAGCAGTGCGTGGCCAGCGGAGTCGGGCGCGTGGTCTTCGCCTCCACGGGCGGAGCGATCTACGGCGACACCGAGCACCGTCCCACTCCCGAGGACGCCGACTGCCGCCCGGTGAGTCCCTACGGCATCACCAAGCTCAGCCTCGAGAAGTACCTGCACTTCTACCGGGTACAGCACGGGCTGGCCCATACCGTGCTGCGTTTCGGCAATGTCTACGGCCCACGCCAGAATCCCCACGGCGAAGCGGGCGTGGTGGCCATCTTCTGCAAGCGCCTGCTGGCCGGCGAGCCGGCCGTGATCAATGGCGACGGTTTGCAGAGCCGCGACTATGTGCACGTTTCCGATGTGGCCCGCGCCTGTCGGTTGGCGCTGGCCGTGGATCGCGAGGAACTGACCTGCAACGTGGGCACCGGGGTCGAGCGCGACGTGGTGGCCCTGTTCCGCATCCTGCGTGACGAGCTGGCGCCGGACACTCCTGAACGCTTCGGTCCGGCGGCCCCGGGCGAGCAGCGCACCAGCTGCCTCGACATCCGTCACACGCGCGCCGTGCTGGGTTGGCAGCCCGAAGTCAGCTTCGAGGACGGACTGCGCGCCACGGCCCGCTGGTTCCGCGAACGTCAGGGAGGCCGGGGGTGA